The DNA segment TCAGACCACTTTGGATGGGTGAAATCCCCTGTGCCTATTACAGTAATCCCTTTTAACTGCGCCCACTTCCAGATGTTTTCTGGGGACATGTCCGGGCTGGTTGCCCTTGAATATTTTGAATGGATATGTAGGTCGGCGATAAAACGCATGGAGTGATTATAACAAAATTATTTTGACAGTTCATTCTTAAAAACTCATCATTTTTAAATAATAGGTAAACTCTGATTAATTCCGTAATTGTCATTCCCGCGAAAGCGGGAATCCAGCAAATTCAAATACATGGATGCCCGTTTACACGGGCATGACGAATAAATCAGAGGTTACATAGTAAAGATTCTTCTCGGGAAGCCTCTCTATTGTGCTCAAAAACTGTTTAAATGAACCAAACATAATTACTTCGAATATTACATAGCATGCGACATAATAATCAAGCATAAATTAATTCCTTTGTATTTCAATAAGTTGACCATCTATAGAATAGAGGTTTCTCTTGACGGAACACGTGGTATTAGCTAAAATCGCAACCAATAGACGCATGCGGCATAAAATATAATGTTGGGGATAAAAATGACCTACAAAAAAGAACTTCAAGACAAACTGAAAAATGCTAATAGTTGGCCTGCGTTTAGAGATCCGATGCACCTGTCAATCTTGAACGATATGGCAGATAAGGCATTTTCTAAGAATACTATTGAAGGGTATATCGCGGCTGTAGCCATATATCATCAAATTAGCTCCGATATGATTGAACTACTCCTTGAGGACATCCACTTTCTTACACAGTGCTCTCTCTATCCGTTAGAACTCCACTTCAAGAAAAGAAAAAATCCTATGTTTGGTGCCTTGCTGGATGAATTGGAGCACAGCATTGATTTCAAACAAAAGAAAGATTTATTGTCCCAGTGTCACAGATTGAATCAAATCCGGATTACAATGGTTCACAAGCTGACGCAACAGGTTGGCGGACTCGGGTTAGTTAATCGCCAAGCCAAAGTTGCAAAGACTGTTTTTGATCAAATATTCAGTCTTTTTGACGACGCGCACGATTTTTTTCGAGCATGTCTTCATGACATTCAAAATGATTTTCTTGATGCCGATATAATTACAGAGGCAACATATAGTGAACCAAGTAAGGGCAAAAGATCACGGCGACCCCAACAAGCAGGTCGAGGCGACCGGGAATAGCCTCTGCGGTTTTTTGTAATGCTGGTTGCCCCGTCGCCTCACCTTGATCGTTGGCACGGATAAAAGGCATTAAAAGCATTAGAACCAAAATCAGAATCAAAGGCATATAGGCATTAAAATAATCATGAACAAAATTATTATTGTGATTCTTGTAGTTTTACCACTATTTTCATGCTCAACTTACTCAATTCATAGATATACAATGTATATGGATAATGTTGAATTTATCAGAAACGCTACACTGAAACAATCTTTGACAAATGATGATTAGTGTTGTAATGTCTTGATAAAGCAAATTTAAACTTTATCGGAGGTATTGCACATGGAAGAAAAGACAATTTATACAACCAAAGAGACAGCCAAATATCTTGGTATAAGTCCAGCCACTATTTATCGAATGGAAAAGAAAGGTATAATCTCCTCAACAAAAACACCTGGCGGTCAAAGACGTTTTAGCAAAGAAAAAATAGAGAAGTATTTACTAGAAAGTAAATACTTTGAAGCCCCTCAAAATCCGAGCATATATAAAAAACAAGCAAGCAATATAAATGAAACTTTATTACAAATAAACGAACCTCAAGAAGATTATAACGCAAAAATCTTAAATAAAATAATAGAAGGAAACTGTGTAGCGGTAATGAAACAAATGCCAAATGATTTTGTGGACTTGACAGTTACTTCCCCTCCTTATGATGACTTGAGAGATTACAACGGTTACAAATTCGATTTTCAGAATATTGCTCATCAGCTTTATCGAATTACGAAAAAAGACGGTCTTGTAGTTTGGGTAGTTGGCAAGAAAATAAAGAATGGCAATATGCTTCTAACGCCATTCAATCAAGCTCTATTCTTTCAAACAATAGGATTTAAGATGCATGACATCATGATTTACAAAAAGAAAAACACGCCGTTTATGCGAAGTAATGCTTATACTAACGGTTTCGAGTTTATGTTTGTTCTTGCAAAAGGGATGGTTAAAACTTTCAACCCTCTAAAAGTACCAACAGCAAGAGCAGGTTTTGAGATGTTAGTAACGAATAGAAAATCGGATGGTAAAATAAAAAAAGTCTTAGCTGAATTAAAGACGGAGAAAGTAAAGGACAATATCTGGGAATATGC comes from the Deltaproteobacteria bacterium genome and includes:
- a CDS encoding site-specific DNA-methyltransferase — protein: MKQMPNDFVDLTVTSPPYDDLRDYNGYKFDFQNIAHQLYRITKKDGLVVWVVGKKIKNGNMLLTPFNQALFFQTIGFKMHDIMIYKKKNTPFMRSNAYTNGFEFMFVLAKGMVKTFNPLKVPTARAGFEMLVTNRKSDGKIKKVLAELKTEKVKDNIWEYAVGLGGTTNDKMAFKHPAVFPEKLAEDHILSWTNEGDLVFDPMCGSGTTLKMAKLNNRRYIGIDISEEYCKIAQERLQMANHIQLKMSL